A window of the Anoplopoma fimbria isolate UVic2021 breed Golden Eagle Sablefish chromosome 17, Afim_UVic_2022, whole genome shotgun sequence genome harbors these coding sequences:
- the capzb gene encoding F-actin-capping protein subunit beta, translating to MNDQQLDCALDLMRRLPPQQIEKNLSDLIDLVPSLCEDLLSSVDQPLKIARDKVVGKDYLLCDYNRDGDSYRSPWSNKYEPPIEDGAMPSARLRKLEVEANNAFDQYRDLYFEGGVSSVYLWDLDHGFAGVILIKKAGDGSKKIKGCWDSIHVVEVQEKSSGRTAHYKLTSTVMLWLQTTKTGSGTMNLGGSLTRQMEKDETVGESSPHIANIGRLVEDMENKIRSTLNEIYFGKTKDIVNGLRSVQTLADKSKQEALKVDLVEALKRKHTS from the exons aATGACCAGCAGCTGGACTGTGCCCTGGACCTGATGAGGCGTCTGCCTCCTCAGCAGATCGAGAAAAACCTCAGTGACCTCATTGACCTG GTGCCCAGTCTGTGTGAggacctcctctcctctgtggaCCAGCCCTTGAAGATTGCCCGGGACAAAGTGGTGGGGAAAGACTATCTGCTCTGTGATTACAACCGAGACGGCGACTCCTACAG ATCCCCGTGGAGTAATAAGTATGAACCCCCCATTGAAGACGGTGCAATGCCTTCAGCTCGCCTGAGGAAACTTGAGGTCGAAGCCAATAACGCCTTTGACCAGTACAGAGACCT GTACTTTGAGGGTGGCGTGTCCTCTGTGTACCTCTGGGACTTGGATCATGGCTTTGCTGGAGTTATTCTCATCAAGAAGGCCGGGGATGGATCCAAGAAGATCAAAGGGTGCTGGGACTCCATCCATGTGGTGGAGGTGCAG GAGAAGTCCAGCGGTCGTACTGCGCACTACAAACTCACCTCCACCGTCATGCTGTGGCTCCAGACAACCAAGACCGGCTCCGGAACCATGAACCTGGGCGGCAGTCTTACGAGACAG ATGGAGAAAGATGAGACAGTTGGAGAGTCCTCACCCCACATTGCCAACATTGGCCGCCTTGTCGAA GATATGGAGAACAAGATTCGCTCCACACTGAATGAAATCTACTTTGGGAAGACCAAGGACATCGTCAACGGCCTAAG GAGTGTTCAGACTCTGGCTGACAAGTCAAAGCAGGAGGCTCTGAAGGTCGACCTGGTGGAGGCACTCAAACGCAAACATACCAGCTAG